TGAAGTTTCATTGGCATAGTGAAAACGATTGGATTGTTGTGTTGGGTAATTATTGTTGCTTGAGACGTATAGAAATTTAGTTTCCTATTTTGCATTGGAATGAGTTTAAGAGACGTACGGATCTCAACTTTGAATGTTACATGATGCTCACAGCTAATGGAATGCAACTATTCTGAATGTCATCATCATAaatgtaatattataataatttggtATGTTAGaaacatattaattaaaattttaaaaatataaaatttatttaaattataataataaattttaaaaatataattactaaaattaattcaatggatatttcaatttttatctaTATAGAAAAAAATGTTAGGATACAGAAGCTGTGTTAGCAAAATCATTATCAtgtattctttatttatttaagtcTTGAGCTTGAATCGCAATCCTGGAGCAATCATCCATGGAGAAATCTGCCCCTCTCCATGCATGCCATGTAAACaaaatcaccatcatcatcaacaGAGCCCATGCGTTAACGTTCCTCCATTCCATCGCCATACTGTTCTTGATTCATTACAGGCTTTCCTTGCAACAATACACCTGACTAACACCAAAATGAAAGCATAAAGCACCTTTCAGCACAAGGCACATATCAAACCGAACAAGGAAAACTAAATCACACCAAAATAAGGCCAAGAAATTCCTGAAGCCTGCAATTGAATCAGCTCACCAAACAACACCCAAATATCATATACATAACTCCCCTGCAAATAGTAAGAGCATAGACGGATGAGCACCAAAAAGACTTGCAATGAATGCATCCACCCCTTGCCAGCCGAAACCCCAAATAGAAAAGAATAAGCAGATAAAAGGTCCCATGCCCACAATAAGCTCTGCCCATCAGTCCCTACCAGAGGAGCCATGGCCAAGAAAACTATCAGTCTTAATGCAATCCACAAAGCTTGTTGAGATTTTTCCTTAAGGTCAGCTCTTTTTGAGTTCAAGTCCTTTTCGCTGGCAAGTTTGTTGGAATAGAAGCAACATTGGTCATTATAGTTAGCAAAGGTCCAACAAAGAAAAACCCAACATGCAGTGAAAAACTCAAAACCTACTGCCATTAAGCCCAACACGGCAACAGTTTTTCCATTGGAGAGAAACCACAAGAAGCACAAAAGATACCCAAAAGGGCGGCACAAGCACAACATCACCATATCGAAATGCTATCCCTTTTCCTCCATGCTCAAACATAACCTCCCAAGAAAGAAAAACCATAACAAAACTCCCTTAGTTAAGAAATCTTCACCGCAATTCAGCACGATAAACAAGGAGAAACAATGATAAAAAATGCTGACAACCGTGAAGTAAAACACAAGAAAAACAATCAAACACATTTGACCAGCCAAGTAAAGCAAAAAAATCTCCTTGCAAACTCAACGTCCCTCAGAACTACTTCTCCATTGATTGCCTCTCAATAATGTCAGCCATCTCTTTAATCACTTCTTCCTCATTTCCAATCActctaagggtgagtttggatggacggtgcgtttacctgtggttagtgtaaaaacagcggtggcggtgagattagatactgtagcggtactgtagcgtgagataaaaagtaagctaaacgcaccgcaccccacccaatcgcccatccaaacccaccctaagacCCAACAATTTACCAATTTCCCACGCCTTCTCAGCTTCCTTTAGGATAATCCTTTTTTCTGTTTTTAAAGTCCGAATCCGATTAAGAGGCGTTCGCAATTATCGGCCTTAGAACTCGAGACCACAACCCCTTTTTTTCTTGAGAATTTAGAAACAAATCTTCAATTTCTTCAATTGATCTCACTTTTCTATTTCTCTTAACACCCCAAAGCTTGATATCCAGAGAATTTTGATCAACTCCTACATTTGAATCCGGGACATCTACGTCACTCCCCTCTGCTAACATGTTTGGATTTTGGCGaccatataattttaaaaaattatgaaaatgattcaacTTCAATATTAATTATGGTAATTACTTGATTTCTACAGTAAAGTTTAGTGCCTCCACTTTACTAGGCGGCACCaccttaaaaattcaaattttttttaccacCTAACAAATTGGCGGCACCGGACTAAAACGTGTAAGAATAAAAAACGTTCAAGGTCCTGATGAAATAATTACCCTTTTTAATTTGGCTGAAAGAAGAGTGCCATGTATGGCACAGCGACAAAAACTCTTGGTCTATTTGCATGTTAGCTTTGTcccttttttaaattaaatttaaacaacccttaaagatataaaaatgacaaaaataaattcttcttctttttttttaaataatataaaattattatttaaattacctaATATGTCCCTCAAAAAATTTCTTcaagtttattttttttgtcaaaaaaataagCTGATATTTATTAATTAGGCTCAAGAAAATGGAACTGAAAAGTAACCAACAAACAGCAAAGTAAACGACAAACTAAATAGACCAGTTGTCCAGCATAAAAATAAATGAGACCTAGAAATTAACAAACAAAATTAAAGCAAAAGAAACCCCATGAGCCTGCAGAAGCACCGTTTCAACATCCAATATCAGCCAACTAGCTCTCCTCAACACCTGCCACTGTAACATGCAACCAAGAGCAAACGTCACTTTGCAATCTAAAAAatggagattcaatgaaccttctccatcctcaaagcgaacaaaCAAAACTCAGTTCCTCTGAATCCAACACAACCAGTCATTCTCCACCACCAACTTCACAGAATCCGGAATACCTGCAATCCAGTTCCCGCATATTCCTCTTCTTCGTCCTTCCATCGCCAAAACGTGAGCCGCCCTATTAATCGTCCGAGGCACATAAATGTAAGTGACTTCTTCAAACAATTGTTGTAAACACTGAATATGAAAAGTAATCGGCCTAAGAACCGATCTGTCTTCCTCTTTTTTCATAATAGATTTAATGACTGTTAAAGAGTCACCTTCCACGATCAGACGCCGAAAGCCCATCATACGCGCGAATAGCAACGCCCTTTCTCAAGCTCGTGCTTCTGCCACAAAAGCATCACCAACCTCCTCAAACAGATAAGTATCAGTCCCTGCAACCTTTCCTCTACTATCTCTGGCTAATACTGCTGTTATAGCAATCTTCTTCTCCGGTAAATAAGACGCATCAAAATTAAGCTTGATAATATCAGATTCAGGAGGCCTCCAAATATCTTTGCCCCGACAACCAGAAGATAAAAGAGGATTCTTGTTAACTAACCAAGTATCATGGTCATACCCCCTAATGAATCCCAATACCTTTGACATTGAGAACTTAACCCCTTCATGGACCAACTCTTCAAGTTTAtttaaatgtaaatatttttaattcattccCTAGTATATTTGAATTTAGATAAACTTGAGGAAAATTTTTTGAgagatatatttgaatttatatttatttgaaatttttttttcaactaatttaCAAAGGATAATTACTTCATCAAGTCTCTAAACGTATTAAACTTACACGCTTCATTTCAATGTTACCAATTTATTAGACGgcaccaaaaaattatttttttatacttttaaggTGGTGTCACTGAAAAGGTGATGATACCCAACCAGGAGCGAAGccaggggggctggcatgggccccgatcccccctaaaatgtaaaattacattttaagcccttaaatttttttaaaaattttaaactagtaaaGGCAAAATTATACTTtgcccccttaaaattataaaaatttaatttaatcctttacaaattataaatatataaactataaaaaattaaaatttcatccgaccCTCCCTAAAAATTTTTCTGACTTTGCCCCTGTACCCAACTTTACTATAGAAATCAGGTCATTCTCGTAATTAATCTTgagttattttcataatttttaaacttACAAAAGTAAAATTCCTAAAAATGTCCCTCTATTGATAATCGAAAGACCCACAGCTTACAAACTCTCCATTGGCCGACAAATTAACTATATCTCCACATTTTCCGAAGGACCCTATATCTATAAAAACGTGTTAGCCCAAACCTATCACCTTTTTTCCCTATCCTTCAGATTGTTCAATATCAActtgaaaattaccaaaatgattTTGCCCATTTTCAATACCATCATCAGATTGCACCAAGGTTCTCTCCAAATTACGTGACTTATCTAAGATTGAATTAGACAGCTCATTTGACTGACTACTTGTCAATGGTCTGGGAAATCTTAGAACTATATGTCCGACCGTTTCTCCATCAATTAGAATTCTATACAAGATAGATCGTCTTCATTGTTCATCCCTTCCATCGAAGATGAGAAACTTGAAATTTCTTGCTTTTTGACCTTATATTTGATTGTGAAACCAAAGGTTGGTGACAACCTTCGCACCAACACCTGAGTTCTGGGAACTGCAATAGGATCAATTCAACAACTCTAATGGGATATTGAACATTCCCAACTCTTAATATCACTGTCTCATTAATTTTACACATACAATTTGCAATAAATGAATGTTTCCCATAACGAAAAATTTAGGATGAACAGTACCATCGTCTACACTAAAAAAACTTCCCTAATGATTGGTGATATTTCGAAATGTAGAGATCGACCAAGCATGGATCGAAACCCTAAAGTAAGTCATCCAAGTTCTTTTAGAATTAACCAAAATGTTTTCAGACCATAACTCAACCATTTGAACCACCTCATCAAAATTTCACTAAACTCTTTTATAACCTTACATGCTTCTTCTCCACTATTGAACTCCATTAAAACCATTAGCCCAGAGACTCTTTTAATGTTAACAACTTAAAGGCCGCCCTCTTCTAACTGCATAGCAAGGTCCTCTAGAGTACATAAATCTTTACACCATCCTATGATAAAAGATTGTAGAAAGTTTTTCTTCATCAATAGGAATTTACCCTATCTCTTTCTTACCTGTAGCCACCTCCTCCATGAGACAATTCTTGTTTATAGCTTTTTCACCTCCTAGGATTCCATTTGTATTTGAAGAATCCTTTGATACCTCCGAAGCATTTTTAGTATTTGATTTATGCCAATAAGAACTTCTACCATTGAAGCGTGCAAAGTTGACCCATATTTTATATCCAAATAAATAGAAACCGTTCAAACGAAGCGTCGCCCTTCTTGCATCAGTAAAGTTTGTGAATCTCACAAAACcaaatctttcttcttttttacttCTCTTTTTTGGAATGAAGATATCCACAACCATGTCGTGATACTTTCATTTTCCAAAGACCTCTCCATTGCATGCATGGAGGAAGGTTCAATGCAAAAACAGTAACACAAATCTGTCCACTACACCTGATCATGGCTTGTGCTACCTCAagctcaaaaatttatttttcaacaaaattaTAGGCCTAAAAATTATACTTAGGATaaacatgctcatttttggcccGGCCTgacttgaataaatttttttattgttgttttgttatcattttgttattatattactactattttgttgttattatttgaatattacataactcttattttattgtcagttttattattattttagagacatttgttaAGCTGGaattatcttaatgttatttaattataaatattttttaatgtaatttcattttgtttgaaaatatttattttaatgtttttagtacaTTTGATgtattacattttttaatttgtttttatataaaaaataaactaaaaaattaatatgggtgggCTAAGTTGGACTCGAGTATAGCACTTTTAATCTAGGACGGGCTTTGACGGGATTTTAAGCCCGTTTTTTAGGTCAAATTGGACCCAGGACtagaaaacgggcctaaaattttgtattGACCCAACTTGTAACACCTCTATACTTGGTTCAATTGTATGGAACGGCATAAGACTATTACATTTGGTGTCAAAGCGGTTTTGACCAAACACtgtataatttaaacatttaccCATAGtatattaacttaattaacccaaaaattattaatataaatattcaggGTCATTAATGGATGATCAACTGCATTTGGAAAtgatttaaaaattgtttttactCAAAACAAGggcaaagtatcgatacttaaacAAAAGGTATTGATACATTTTTCTTTACCATTGTACAAAATATCAATACCAAAATAGCATTCTGGAActccaaaaattcaaattttgataaagGTATCAATACCTAGCCTTCAATATCGATACCAACATAAAAAAACGATACCAAAATTACATTATGTTTTGGAAAATTTGAGTTTCAAAGCCTAGGTATCAATACCTATACtcttggtatcgataccttgtgTAAATTTTAGTAAAACTCAGTTAAAAAGTTCACTAAACCTCCTACAATATATTGGATTCATCTCAAAACTTAAAGCCAATTTAAGATACATTAAAACTACTTAAAACAACTTCAAATCAATCATAATTGTCACATTAACAAACCACATTTGCAAACATACTTACAActtcaataattcatttcatatagaaccaaaatacttcaaataaaaaccaaaatagatagtttttcaaaagtttgcattttagtccctaacacTTAGGAACACATTTGGtctacctatgtacatgccatttaAACTCAAAATATAGTACCTATTCTTGGAGATTTTggggatgtgatgagatgagatgAGAGATCTCCTAACTCGACTCTAGCTCTTCAAGTCTAATTGTACCTGCGCGTTGAAATAAACACGTTAAGCAGGTGAAGGCTTAGTAAGCACTATAAGGTAACTAATacataaataaatcatatttgtTACAGGCCAATTTTAGCCTACCATTACAAAAGGGGCCGTTTACAACAAAAACCCACCAGACCCATTACATTAAACCCACACATTAGAACCCAAACCCCATTTACATTAAACCAAACCCAAATACAACTAACCCTACCCAAACCTTAGCCCAACTACCCAAGACCCAACACAGCAGACCCAATCCTAGAAGCCCAAATCCCACCAAATCCTAGCCACCTATCCCCTTCCCACTTGTGCCGAACCTACCCACCTACCCTCTGCACCCCCTTGCCCCTGATTAACCGGCCACTTACCCACTGACAGCACCATCAGTCACCTCCACCGTTTGTGTCCAGCTCCTGCAAACAGAATACAATAAAAGtagtaatattaaaaaataaatgtagAAGGGTTATAAATACCCGAATGAAAAAATTGTAAGGGGTTCGGATTTTAAAATCAGAAAAAGAAGCATTCGATAGtttcaaaaacacaaaagaaataagaaaaatcatcaaaatccaGAATCAAAATAGCAGTCCATTGATCATTTAGATTCAATaacaatgttcaaagcaaacgaAATATCAAAGATCAACAAATCAGAAGCTAAAAAGACcaaaaggtgatttttttatatttctatttcgTTTTAAAACCTATTTTAATCACCTATACatattaaaatacaataaaataataagataaacaagcaaaaaaaaagagaaaaaatttgaaattttaccacGGTGGCCGCGCCGGCAAAGGTCTGATGACTAgccccctggccggattccctCCCTTCATTCTCCCCTCTCTCCTTTCTcccctctcttttttcttttttttttctcttctgttgtaacaaataattttttaaaaaaattttaacttttataaggGACCAAAACGGTGTGTTTTGGTCGGCGCCATTTTGGGCCCccggtcgggtcgacccgaccagCCCCAGGTCAGGATCTGTGTGTTTTTTAGCGGAAGGGCAATTTGCACATTTGGCCCTTCTACTTTTCTGAGAGTTCGCAATTAAGTTCCTACGATTTTGCAATTTGGCCACCTAATTCTCTGaggttttcaatttagccccgtaCCAAGCGCTGCGTTTTAATGACTGGGGATATTGCTGTTTTGGTCCTCCCATGTTGAGCGTATATTGCAATCTAGTCCTCTccttcttattttcttttcaaatctaccccacaactttgtttttagtttaattttaatccttttttcgtttatttttattttttattaaatatccttgttatttttatattattgatattattattattattattatatatgttagTATGTACTCTCGTTATATgcgtatacatatatgtatttgtatttagtttatttatttattttattttaatatttttaatgctatacttgcttttatattttcaatattattattattgttattattaccaat
This window of the Gossypium hirsutum isolate 1008001.06 chromosome A09, Gossypium_hirsutum_v2.1, whole genome shotgun sequence genome carries:
- the LOC107928518 gene encoding uncharacterized protein isoform X3, whose amino-acid sequence is MVMLCLCRPFGYLLCFLWFLSNGKTVAVLGLMAVGFEFFTACWVFLCWTFANYNDQCCFYSNKLASEKDLNSKRADLKEKSQQALWIALRLIVFLAMAPLVGTDGQSLLWAWDLLSAYSFLFGVSAGKGWMHSLQVFLVLIRLCSYYLQGSYVYDIWVLFGVLLQGKPVMNQEQYGDGMEER
- the LOC107928518 gene encoding uncharacterized protein isoform X2 — protein: MVMLCLCRPFGYLLCFLWFLSNGKTVAVLGLMAVGFEFFTACWVFLCWTFANYNDQCCFYSNKLASEKDLNSKRADLKEKSQQALWIALRLIVFLAMAPLVGTDGQSLLWAWDLLSAYSFLFGVSAGKGWMHSLQVFLVLIRLCSYYLQGSYVYDIWVLFVRCIVARKACNESRTVWRWNGGTLTHGLC
- the LOC107928518 gene encoding uncharacterized protein isoform X1, whose product is MVMLCLCRPFGYLLCFLWFLSNGKTVAVLGLMAVGFEFFTACWVFLCWTFANYNDQCCFYSNKLASEKDLNSKRADLKEKSQQALWIALRLIVFLAMAPLVGTDGQSLLWAWDLLSAYSFLFGVSAGKGWMHSLQVFLVLIRLCSYYLQGSYVYDIWVLFGELIQLQASGISWPYFVRCIVARKACNESRTVWRWNGGTLTHGLC